Proteins encoded together in one Epinephelus lanceolatus isolate andai-2023 chromosome 4, ASM4190304v1, whole genome shotgun sequence window:
- the LOC117259318 gene encoding extracellular calcium-sensing receptor-like, with amino-acid sequence MHKPLPLQCTSLHFRGFQYAQAMRFAIEEINNKTDLLPGISLGYKIYDSCRSIAGGVRVALALANDYEVLSAPSEAPCTGPAQVQAIIGETSSSPSMAIATVIGPFHIPMISHFATCACLSDKTKYPSFLRTIPSDDYQSRALAQLVKHFGWTWVGAVRTNDDYGNNGMAIFTKKAQQLGICLEYSVSLFRTDPPDKIQKIIDIIKASTSKVIVAFLSAGDILVLIHEMSQHNLTGYQWVGSESWIFDPQPAAMDKHHILDGAIGLSIPKAHVSGMREFMFDIKPLNSSGNEMFTEFWEKIFSCKFKQSKSSAENQRECTGHEDLTGVQNSFTDMSLMPIFNNVYKGVYAVAHALHSMLSCNKTCNNKMQLDPYTILQHIKRIHFKTKEGEEVYFNENGDPAAKYEIINWQPTENGIVDFVTVGFYDASLPADKQLNLQNKSLIWANNSQQVPVSICSDKCHPGTRKVLQKGKPVCCYDCLTCAEGEISNITDSITCVRCHPEFWSNERRDACVKKEKEFLSYKEIMGALLTAASLLGTCITAVVAFIFFTYRKTPIVRANNSELSFLLLFSLTLCFLCSLTFIGRPSEWSCMLRHTAFGITFVLCISCVLGKTIVVLMAFRATLPGSNVMKWFGPAQQKLSVLGFTFVQVIICILWLTISPPFPFQNFKEFKDRIILECALGSAVGFWAVLGYIGLLAMLCFILAFLARKLPDNFNEAKFITFSMLIFCAVWITFIPAYVSSPGKFSVAVEIFAILASSFGLLICIFFPKCYVILLKPEKNTKKDMMGKGAPKSF; translated from the exons ATGCACAAGCCACTGCCACTGCAATGCACCAG TTTGCATTTCAGAGGTTTCCAGTATGCCCAGGCTATGCGCTTTGCCATAGAGGAGATTAATAACAAAACAGACCTGCTGCCTGGCATCTCTCTGGGCTATAAGATCTATGATTCCTGTCGCTCCATTGCTGGAGGTGTGAGGGTTGCATTGGCTTTGGCTAATGATTATGAGGTGTTATCTGCACCCTCAGAAGCACCATGTACTGGACCAGCCCAAGTGCAGGCCATTATTGGAGagacctcttcctctccttccatGGCTATAGCTACTGTAATCGGACCCTTTCATATCCCAATG atcaGCCACTTTGCCACTTGTGCTTGTCTCAGTGATAAAACCAAGTACCCATCCTTCCTCAGGACAATACCCAGCGATGACTACCAGAGCAGAGCCCTGGCACAGTTGGTCAAGCACTTTGGTTGGACTTGGGTTGGAGCTGTTAGAACAAATGATGATTATGGGAACAATGGCATGGCTATATTCACAAAAAAAGCCCAGCAGCTGGGCATCTGTCTGGAGTactctgtgtctttgtttagAACAGATCCACCAGACAAAATACAAAAGATAATTGACATTATCAAGGCTTCCACTTCCAAGGTGATTGTCGCCTTCCTTTCCGCTGGTGATATTCTTGTACTAATACACGAGATGTCTCAACACAACTTGACTGGGTACCAGTGGGTCGGTAGTGAAAGCTGGATCTTTGATCCTCAACCTGCAGCCATGGATAAGCATCACATTCTGGATGGTGCCATAGGCCTGTCCATCCCCAAAGCACATGTCAGTGGCATGAGAGAGTTCATGTTTGATATTAAGCCTCTCAATTCATCTGGTAATGAAATGTTTACAGAGTTTTGGGAAAAAATATTCAGCTGTAAGTTCAAGCAGTCAAAGTCATCAGCAGAGAATCAGAGAGAATGTACTGGACATGAAGATCTGACTGGAGTGCAGAACAGCTTCACTGATATGTCGCTCATGCCGATCTTTAACAATGTTTATAAAGGAGTGTATGCTGTGGCCCACGCTCTACATAGTATGCTCAGCTGTAATAAAACATGTAACAACAAGATGCAGCTAGATCCATATACT ATTTTACAGCACATAAAAAGgattcatttcaaaacaaaggaaggagaggaggttTACTTTAATGAGAATGGAGACCCAGCAGCAAAGTATGAAATTATAAACTGGCAGCCAACAGAAAATGGCATTGTGGACTTTGTCACAGTTGGTTTTTATGATGCATCTTTAcctgcagacaaacagctgAATCTTCAAAATAAGTCTTTAATTTGGGCAAACAACTCACAACAG gtgCCTGTGTCAATTTGCAGTGATAAGTGTCATCCAGGAACTCGCAAGGTTCTCCAGAAAGGAAAGCCTGTCTGCTGCTATGACTGTTTAACATGTGCAGAGGGAGAAATAAGCAACATTACAG ATTCTATCACCTGTGTGCGATGCCACCCTGAGTTCTGGTCAAATGAGAGAAGAGATGCCTGTGtaaagaaggagaaagagttTCTATCATATAAAGAGATAATGGGAGCACTGCTCACTGCAGCGTCCTTGCTGGGAACATGCATCACTGCTGTTGTGGCATTCATTTTCTTCACATACAGGAAAACGCCTATTGTCAGGGCCAACAACTCTGAGCTGAGCTTCCTGTTGCTCTTCTCCTTgactctgtgtttcctgtgttctcTGACCTTCATCGGCCGGCCCTCTGAGTGGTCCTGCATGCTGCGACACACAGCATTTGGCATCACCTTTGTCCTCTGTATCTCATGTGTTCTGGGGAAAACTATAGTGGTGTTAATGGCCTTCAGGGCAACACTTCCTGGTAGTAATGTGATGAAATGGTTTGGGCCTGCACAGCAGAAACTCAGTGTTCTGGGTTTCACTTTTGTACAAGTTATCATATGTATCCTCTGGTTAACAATTTCACCTCCTTTTCCATTTCAGAACTTTAAGGAATTCAAGGACAGAATTATTTTAGAGTGTGCTCTGGGTTCAGCTGTAGGCTTCTGGGCTGTTCTTGGGTACATCGGACTTCTGGCCATGTTATGTTTTATTCTTGCTTTTCTGGCTCGGAAACTGCCTGATAATTTCAATGAGGCCAAATTTATCACTTTTAGCATGCTGATATTCTGTGCAGTATGGATCACCTTTATTCCAGCATATGTCAGCTCCCCTGGGAAgttcagtgttgctgtggagatATTTGCTATTCTGGCCTCCAGTTTTGGACTgctcatttgtatttttttcccaaaatgttatgTTATCTTACTGAAACCTGAGAAGAATACAAAAAAGGATATGATGGGGAAGGGGGcaccaaaatcattttga